Proteins from a genomic interval of Colias croceus chromosome 2, ilColCroc2.1:
- the LOC123699171 gene encoding guanine nucleotide-releasing factor 2 isoform X7 has product MRSPAQAPHPPHLSSNIRSHSPLSPKLRNMGTKSNTPEDNETTPAKELERLVKEVRFGLKHFSDVITKRKLEMLPDNGTIVFESIANIHKAIKPYCSRSPPLMSAVKRLCTALAMLIRLCDEVTVVSLRADTDESETETSTAALSPEHVNSIVKGLKSAVEEVASLAQQYMTRPALSPRPALVSPRASTQRNSLPDIPLTPKERSLLTGEPGNEASGVRASHSSESILDAPDSPPPKPARPNRKIELAPPLPPKRKSANDNSLLGVSIDRLSLQSHSSGSQDSMLNVSNDEDRNAHDSMNHEVFITPPSSDLVGICNCNNMNEMRTSVESHLSNAHSHNRFSNESGFVSVGHSEMSTEHSFTSTFSSHHYSSHTDSTFESTEFVSEVKCTMQSVESRMNIISMNSVATQNTKLESITSDENETPPELPVKTRRNIRADVQQHFPNVEIRKSPPFSLHEARPHTLAEHNHQRPPPLPLKKKHMFQSVAYSVMAYMEMFGNCSHTINAHPQINAEAPPDMFRHSIHTYNLTSAQHTSAGGISVGHHQVQRSLASSVTVQHLSTPPLSGSEDSVSMKTSNRTSPLPIEPPALPPKMNKNKQVSNYSSNELLPPPSPRPSSHNSSTDESLLNNVSTEEMYVSVSSPGKFPLDDDELDRLVQPAPSPVPSQRSESSTEPMQSETEKSAPAVADSEDIVLQTDVSSWLLLKGPNKEGVEVRGGHPDALIVLATKATKETDEYFAYQEAFLATYRTWVAPGELVARLVRRAHHFRPRPHDLRSTLGLLTRVVADLTMADLDRPLMQEIMEFIYWLVEAEELPISKALRQILVDKQKQLHYQNSNNRYEYEMACYGSVSLRRDTLLDFKASELAEQMTVLDAALFVRITTAELLSWPRDQSEEKSPNLTRFTEHFNKMSFWARSRLLEQYEAREREKYASKFLKVMKALRKMNNFNSYLALVSALDCPPVRRLGWSRAIEDALTDHCALIDSSMSFRAYRQALNETQPPCIPYIGLFLQDLTFVHVGNPDLLPDGSINFTKRWQQYHIMENMKRFHKEQYKIKKNDRIQAMFNEFDDVLSEETMWQISETIKPRGGRARTAPDPPAPAPAPAPAAAAAT; this is encoded by the exons GTCAGATTCGGCCTAAAACATTTCTCAGATGTCATCACAAAGAGGAAATTGGAAATGTTGCCGGATAACGGAACGATCGTGTTCGAGTCGATTGCTAACATACACAAGG CGATAAAGCCATACTGCAGTCGATCGCCACCGCTCATGAGCGCGGTGAAGCGGCTATGTACAGCTTTAGCCATGTTGATCAGGCTCTGCGACGAGGTCACCGTGGTTAGCCTCAGAGCGGACACAGACGAGTCTGAAACAGAGACTTCCACAGCAGCATTGTCGCCAGAGCATGTGAATTCCATAGTGAAGGGATTGAAGTCAGCGGTAGAAGAGGTGGCGAGTTTAGCGCAGCAGTATATGACGAGGCCGGCGTTGTCGCCGCGCCCGGCGCTGGTGTCTCCAAGGGCTTCGACGCAGAGGAACTCTTTGCCTG aTATCCCTTTAACCCCAAAAGAGCGGTCTCTTTTAACAGGCGAACCGGGAAATGAAGCGAGTGGTGTACGAGCGTCTCATTCCTCAGAATCGATATTAGATGCTCCAGACTCACCTCCGCCAAAACCTGCTAGGCCTAATAg GAAAATCGAGTTGGCCCCACCTCTTCCGCCTAAGCGCAAGTCTGCTAACGACAACTCTCTGCTCGGGGTTTCGATAGACAG ATTATCTCTGCAATCCCATAGCAGTGGATCGCAAGACTCGATGCTCAATGTGTCCAACGACGAGGACAGGAATGCGCACGATTCTATGAACCATGAAGTTTTTATTACCCCACCCAGTTCAGATTTAGTTG gtatttgtaattgtaataatatgaatgaaatgaGGACTTCAGTGGAATCACATTTGAGCAACGCACACTCTCACAATcg ATTTTCAAACGAGTCCGGCTTCGTGTCCGTGGGCCACTCGGAGATGTCAACGGAGCACAGCTTCACATCCACCTTCTCATCACACCACTATTCTAGTCATACAGACAG TACTTTTGAAAGTACAGAGTTTGTGAGCGAAGTGAAGTGCACAATGCAAAGTGTTGAGAGCCGCATGAATATAATCAGTATGAACAGTGTAGCAACACAAAATACAAA ATTGGAGAGTATAACGTCAGATGAAAATGAGACGCCGCCCGAGTTGCCGGTGAAGACGCGTCGCAACATCCGCGCCGATGTGCAGCAACACTTCCCAAATGTTGAAATCAG GAAAAGTCCACCATTCTCGTTGCACGAGGCACGGCCCCACACGCTGGCAGAACACAACCACCAACGGCCTCCGCCATTGCCACTCAAGAAAAAACACA TGTTTCAAAGCGTCGCATACAGCG TTATGGCTTATATGGAGATGTTCGGGAACTGCAGTCACACGATCAACGCTCACCCGCAGATAAATGCTGAAGCGCCACCAGATATGTTCAGGCATtctatacatacctataatttGACTAG TGCGCAACATACAAGTGCTGGCGGTATTAGTGTGGGTCACCACCAGGTGCAACGCTCACTGGCCTCGTCGGTAACAGTGCAGCATTTAAGCACGCCCCCTCTCAG TGGTTCCGAGGACAGCGTCAGTATGAAGACGTCGAATCGTACTAGTCCACTGCCTATCGAACCGCCTGCGCTACCACCAaagatgaataaaaataaacag gtaTCAAATTATTCGAGCAACGAATTACTGCCCCCACCTTCACCGCGGCCGTCTTCGCATAACAGTTCGACAGACGAATCACTGTTGAATAATGTG AGCACAGAAGAGATGTACGTAAGCGTATCATCGCCAGGCAAGTTTCCGCTCGATGATGATGAGCTGGACCGGCTCGTTCAGCCCGCACCTTCGCCTGTTCCTTCACAG AGAAGCGAAAGCAGTACAGAGCCAATGCAATCCGAAACGGAAAAAAGCGCCCCAGCAGTGGCTGACTCGGAAGATATTGTTTTGCAAACCGATGTTAGCTCTTGGCTACTACTGAAAGGGCCGAATAAAGAAGGCGTTGAAGTACGGGGCGGACACCCGGACGCGCTTATTGTACTCGCCACTAAGGCAACCAAAg AAACGGACGAGT ATTTCGCGTACCAAGAGGCGTTCCTGGCGACGTACCGCACGTGGGTGGCGCCGGGCGAGCTGGTGGCGCGGCTGGTGCGGCGCGCGCACCACTTCCGCCCGCGCCCGCACGACCTGCGCTCCACGCTGGGGCTGCTCACGCGCGTCGTGGCCGATCTCAC gaTGGCAGATTTAGATAGACCGCTCATGCAGGAGATAATGGAATTCATATATTGGCTTGTGGAAGCTGAAGAGTTGCCTATTTCCAAAGCACTGCGACAAATTCTCGTAGACAAACAGAAACAATTGCATTATCAAAAT TCAAACAACAGATATGAATACGAAATGGCGTGCTACGGCAGCGTATCACTACGTAGGGATACTTTATTAGACTTTAAGGCTTCAGAGCTCGCTGAACAAATGACTGTGTTGGACGCGGCTCTGTTTGTGCGGATAACGACCGCGGAACTACTGTCATGGCCTCGCGACCAGTCGGAGGAGAAGTCGCCTAATCTTACACGCTTCACTGAACACTTCAATAAGATGAGCTTCTGGGCGCGATCGAGGTTATTAGAACAG TACGAAGCGCGCGAACGCGAGAAGTACGCTAGCAAATTCCTCAAAGTGATGAAGGCGTTACGTAAAATGAACAACTTCAACTCGTACCTAGCGTTAGTGTCCGCATTAGATTGTCCCCCAGTACGTCGTCTCGGGTGGTCCAGGGCGATAGAAGACGCGTTGACGGACCATTGTGCGCTGATCGACTCGTCTATGTCCTTTAGGGCGTATCGACAGGCGTTGAATGAAACGCAACCACCCTGTATACCGTACAT tgggctatttttacaagatttaacATTCGTCCATGTGGGTAATCCCGATCTACTACCCGATGGTAGTATCAACTTTACAAAGAGATGGCAGCAGTATCATATAATGGAAAATATGAAGAGGTTCCATAAAGA ACAATACAAGATAAAGAAGAACGACCGCATCCAGGCGATGTTCAACGAGTTCGACGACGTGCTGAGCGAGGAGACGATGTGGCAGATATCGGAGACGATCAAGCCGCGCGGCGGGCGCGCGCGCACCGCGCCCGAcccgcccgcgcccgcgcccgcgcccgcgcccgcaGCCGCCGCCGCTACATAG
- the LOC123699171 gene encoding guanine nucleotide-releasing factor 2 isoform X5: MTSTPKSEKCGQDNDACAEGGSGHRGSLRGANKLARRARSFKDDLLERISNMRSPAQAPHPPHLSSNIRSHSPLSPKLRNMGTKSNTPEDNETTPAKELERLVKEVRFGLKHFSDVITKRKLEMLPDNGTIVFESIANIHKAIKPYCSRSPPLMSAVKRLCTALAMLIRLCDEVTVVSLRADTDESETETSTAALSPEHVNSIVKGLKSAVEEVASLAQQYMTRPALSPRPALVSPRASTQRNSLPDIPLTPKERSLLTGEPGNEASGVRASHSSESILDAPDSPPPKPARPNRKIELAPPLPPKRKSANDNSLLGVSIDRLSLQSHSSGSQDSMLNVSNDEDRNAHDSMNHEVFITPPSSDLVGICNCNNMNEMRTSVESHLSNAHSHNRFSNESGFVSVGHSEMSTEHSFTSTFSSHHYSSHTDSTFESTEFVSEVKCTMQSVESRMNIISMNSVATQNTKLESITSDENETPPELPVKTRRNIRADVQQHFPNVEIRKSPPFSLHEARPHTLAEHNHQRPPPLPLKKKHMFQSVAYSVMAYMEMFGNCSHTINAHPQINAEAPPDMFRHSIHTYNLTSAQHTSAGGISVGHHQVQRSLASSVTVQHLSTPPLSGSEDSVSMKTSNRTSPLPIEPPALPPKMNKNKQVSNYSSNELLPPPSPRPSSHNSSTDESLLNNVSTEEMYVSVSSPGKFPLDDDELDRLVQPAPSPVPSQRSESSTEPMQSETEKSAPAVADSEDIVLQTDVSSWLLLKGPNKEGVEVRGGHPDALIVLATKATKETDEYFAYQEAFLATYRTWVAPGELVARLVRRAHHFRPRPHDLRSTLGLLTRVVADLTMADLDRPLMQEIMEFIYWLVEAEELPISKALRQILVDKQKQLHYQNSNNRYEYEMACYGSVSLRRDTLLDFKASELAEQMTVLDAALFVRITTAELLSWPRDQSEEKSPNLTRFTEHFNKMSFWARSRLLEQYEAREREKYASKFLKVMKALRKMNNFNSYLALVSALDCPPVRRLGWSRAIEDALTDHCALIDSSMSFRAYRQALNETQPPCIPYIGLFLQDLTFVHVGNPDLLPDGSINFTKRWQQYHIMENMKRFHKEQYKIKKNDRIQAMFNEFDDVLSEETMWQISETIKPRGGRARTAPDPPAPAPAPAPAAAAAT; the protein is encoded by the exons GTCAGATTCGGCCTAAAACATTTCTCAGATGTCATCACAAAGAGGAAATTGGAAATGTTGCCGGATAACGGAACGATCGTGTTCGAGTCGATTGCTAACATACACAAGG CGATAAAGCCATACTGCAGTCGATCGCCACCGCTCATGAGCGCGGTGAAGCGGCTATGTACAGCTTTAGCCATGTTGATCAGGCTCTGCGACGAGGTCACCGTGGTTAGCCTCAGAGCGGACACAGACGAGTCTGAAACAGAGACTTCCACAGCAGCATTGTCGCCAGAGCATGTGAATTCCATAGTGAAGGGATTGAAGTCAGCGGTAGAAGAGGTGGCGAGTTTAGCGCAGCAGTATATGACGAGGCCGGCGTTGTCGCCGCGCCCGGCGCTGGTGTCTCCAAGGGCTTCGACGCAGAGGAACTCTTTGCCTG aTATCCCTTTAACCCCAAAAGAGCGGTCTCTTTTAACAGGCGAACCGGGAAATGAAGCGAGTGGTGTACGAGCGTCTCATTCCTCAGAATCGATATTAGATGCTCCAGACTCACCTCCGCCAAAACCTGCTAGGCCTAATAg GAAAATCGAGTTGGCCCCACCTCTTCCGCCTAAGCGCAAGTCTGCTAACGACAACTCTCTGCTCGGGGTTTCGATAGACAG ATTATCTCTGCAATCCCATAGCAGTGGATCGCAAGACTCGATGCTCAATGTGTCCAACGACGAGGACAGGAATGCGCACGATTCTATGAACCATGAAGTTTTTATTACCCCACCCAGTTCAGATTTAGTTG gtatttgtaattgtaataatatgaatgaaatgaGGACTTCAGTGGAATCACATTTGAGCAACGCACACTCTCACAATcg ATTTTCAAACGAGTCCGGCTTCGTGTCCGTGGGCCACTCGGAGATGTCAACGGAGCACAGCTTCACATCCACCTTCTCATCACACCACTATTCTAGTCATACAGACAG TACTTTTGAAAGTACAGAGTTTGTGAGCGAAGTGAAGTGCACAATGCAAAGTGTTGAGAGCCGCATGAATATAATCAGTATGAACAGTGTAGCAACACAAAATACAAA ATTGGAGAGTATAACGTCAGATGAAAATGAGACGCCGCCCGAGTTGCCGGTGAAGACGCGTCGCAACATCCGCGCCGATGTGCAGCAACACTTCCCAAATGTTGAAATCAG GAAAAGTCCACCATTCTCGTTGCACGAGGCACGGCCCCACACGCTGGCAGAACACAACCACCAACGGCCTCCGCCATTGCCACTCAAGAAAAAACACA TGTTTCAAAGCGTCGCATACAGCG TTATGGCTTATATGGAGATGTTCGGGAACTGCAGTCACACGATCAACGCTCACCCGCAGATAAATGCTGAAGCGCCACCAGATATGTTCAGGCATtctatacatacctataatttGACTAG TGCGCAACATACAAGTGCTGGCGGTATTAGTGTGGGTCACCACCAGGTGCAACGCTCACTGGCCTCGTCGGTAACAGTGCAGCATTTAAGCACGCCCCCTCTCAG TGGTTCCGAGGACAGCGTCAGTATGAAGACGTCGAATCGTACTAGTCCACTGCCTATCGAACCGCCTGCGCTACCACCAaagatgaataaaaataaacag gtaTCAAATTATTCGAGCAACGAATTACTGCCCCCACCTTCACCGCGGCCGTCTTCGCATAACAGTTCGACAGACGAATCACTGTTGAATAATGTG AGCACAGAAGAGATGTACGTAAGCGTATCATCGCCAGGCAAGTTTCCGCTCGATGATGATGAGCTGGACCGGCTCGTTCAGCCCGCACCTTCGCCTGTTCCTTCACAG AGAAGCGAAAGCAGTACAGAGCCAATGCAATCCGAAACGGAAAAAAGCGCCCCAGCAGTGGCTGACTCGGAAGATATTGTTTTGCAAACCGATGTTAGCTCTTGGCTACTACTGAAAGGGCCGAATAAAGAAGGCGTTGAAGTACGGGGCGGACACCCGGACGCGCTTATTGTACTCGCCACTAAGGCAACCAAAg AAACGGACGAGT ATTTCGCGTACCAAGAGGCGTTCCTGGCGACGTACCGCACGTGGGTGGCGCCGGGCGAGCTGGTGGCGCGGCTGGTGCGGCGCGCGCACCACTTCCGCCCGCGCCCGCACGACCTGCGCTCCACGCTGGGGCTGCTCACGCGCGTCGTGGCCGATCTCAC gaTGGCAGATTTAGATAGACCGCTCATGCAGGAGATAATGGAATTCATATATTGGCTTGTGGAAGCTGAAGAGTTGCCTATTTCCAAAGCACTGCGACAAATTCTCGTAGACAAACAGAAACAATTGCATTATCAAAAT TCAAACAACAGATATGAATACGAAATGGCGTGCTACGGCAGCGTATCACTACGTAGGGATACTTTATTAGACTTTAAGGCTTCAGAGCTCGCTGAACAAATGACTGTGTTGGACGCGGCTCTGTTTGTGCGGATAACGACCGCGGAACTACTGTCATGGCCTCGCGACCAGTCGGAGGAGAAGTCGCCTAATCTTACACGCTTCACTGAACACTTCAATAAGATGAGCTTCTGGGCGCGATCGAGGTTATTAGAACAG TACGAAGCGCGCGAACGCGAGAAGTACGCTAGCAAATTCCTCAAAGTGATGAAGGCGTTACGTAAAATGAACAACTTCAACTCGTACCTAGCGTTAGTGTCCGCATTAGATTGTCCCCCAGTACGTCGTCTCGGGTGGTCCAGGGCGATAGAAGACGCGTTGACGGACCATTGTGCGCTGATCGACTCGTCTATGTCCTTTAGGGCGTATCGACAGGCGTTGAATGAAACGCAACCACCCTGTATACCGTACAT tgggctatttttacaagatttaacATTCGTCCATGTGGGTAATCCCGATCTACTACCCGATGGTAGTATCAACTTTACAAAGAGATGGCAGCAGTATCATATAATGGAAAATATGAAGAGGTTCCATAAAGA ACAATACAAGATAAAGAAGAACGACCGCATCCAGGCGATGTTCAACGAGTTCGACGACGTGCTGAGCGAGGAGACGATGTGGCAGATATCGGAGACGATCAAGCCGCGCGGCGGGCGCGCGCGCACCGCGCCCGAcccgcccgcgcccgcgcccgcgcccgcgcccgcaGCCGCCGCCGCTACATAG
- the LOC123699171 gene encoding guanine nucleotide-releasing factor 2 isoform X6 produces the protein MSNRVKSPVGDWINKRTNKLHRRLAYNGKRSHSPLSPKLRNMGTKSNTPEDNETTPAKELERLVKEVRFGLKHFSDVITKRKLEMLPDNGTIVFESIANIHKAIKPYCSRSPPLMSAVKRLCTALAMLIRLCDEVTVVSLRADTDESETETSTAALSPEHVNSIVKGLKSAVEEVASLAQQYMTRPALSPRPALVSPRASTQRNSLPDIPLTPKERSLLTGEPGNEASGVRASHSSESILDAPDSPPPKPARPNRKIELAPPLPPKRKSANDNSLLGVSIDRLSLQSHSSGSQDSMLNVSNDEDRNAHDSMNHEVFITPPSSDLVGICNCNNMNEMRTSVESHLSNAHSHNRFSNESGFVSVGHSEMSTEHSFTSTFSSHHYSSHTDSTFESTEFVSEVKCTMQSVESRMNIISMNSVATQNTKLESITSDENETPPELPVKTRRNIRADVQQHFPNVEIRKSPPFSLHEARPHTLAEHNHQRPPPLPLKKKHMFQSVAYSVMAYMEMFGNCSHTINAHPQINAEAPPDMFRHSIHTYNLTSAQHTSAGGISVGHHQVQRSLASSVTVQHLSTPPLSGSEDSVSMKTSNRTSPLPIEPPALPPKMNKNKQVSNYSSNELLPPPSPRPSSHNSSTDESLLNNVSTEEMYVSVSSPGKFPLDDDELDRLVQPAPSPVPSQRSESSTEPMQSETEKSAPAVADSEDIVLQTDVSSWLLLKGPNKEGVEVRGGHPDALIVLATKATKETDEYFAYQEAFLATYRTWVAPGELVARLVRRAHHFRPRPHDLRSTLGLLTRVVADLTMADLDRPLMQEIMEFIYWLVEAEELPISKALRQILVDKQKQLHYQNSNNRYEYEMACYGSVSLRRDTLLDFKASELAEQMTVLDAALFVRITTAELLSWPRDQSEEKSPNLTRFTEHFNKMSFWARSRLLEQYEAREREKYASKFLKVMKALRKMNNFNSYLALVSALDCPPVRRLGWSRAIEDALTDHCALIDSSMSFRAYRQALNETQPPCIPYIGLFLQDLTFVHVGNPDLLPDGSINFTKRWQQYHIMENMKRFHKEQYKIKKNDRIQAMFNEFDDVLSEETMWQISETIKPRGGRARTAPDPPAPAPAPAPAAAAAT, from the exons GTCAGATTCGGCCTAAAACATTTCTCAGATGTCATCACAAAGAGGAAATTGGAAATGTTGCCGGATAACGGAACGATCGTGTTCGAGTCGATTGCTAACATACACAAGG CGATAAAGCCATACTGCAGTCGATCGCCACCGCTCATGAGCGCGGTGAAGCGGCTATGTACAGCTTTAGCCATGTTGATCAGGCTCTGCGACGAGGTCACCGTGGTTAGCCTCAGAGCGGACACAGACGAGTCTGAAACAGAGACTTCCACAGCAGCATTGTCGCCAGAGCATGTGAATTCCATAGTGAAGGGATTGAAGTCAGCGGTAGAAGAGGTGGCGAGTTTAGCGCAGCAGTATATGACGAGGCCGGCGTTGTCGCCGCGCCCGGCGCTGGTGTCTCCAAGGGCTTCGACGCAGAGGAACTCTTTGCCTG aTATCCCTTTAACCCCAAAAGAGCGGTCTCTTTTAACAGGCGAACCGGGAAATGAAGCGAGTGGTGTACGAGCGTCTCATTCCTCAGAATCGATATTAGATGCTCCAGACTCACCTCCGCCAAAACCTGCTAGGCCTAATAg GAAAATCGAGTTGGCCCCACCTCTTCCGCCTAAGCGCAAGTCTGCTAACGACAACTCTCTGCTCGGGGTTTCGATAGACAG ATTATCTCTGCAATCCCATAGCAGTGGATCGCAAGACTCGATGCTCAATGTGTCCAACGACGAGGACAGGAATGCGCACGATTCTATGAACCATGAAGTTTTTATTACCCCACCCAGTTCAGATTTAGTTG gtatttgtaattgtaataatatgaatgaaatgaGGACTTCAGTGGAATCACATTTGAGCAACGCACACTCTCACAATcg ATTTTCAAACGAGTCCGGCTTCGTGTCCGTGGGCCACTCGGAGATGTCAACGGAGCACAGCTTCACATCCACCTTCTCATCACACCACTATTCTAGTCATACAGACAG TACTTTTGAAAGTACAGAGTTTGTGAGCGAAGTGAAGTGCACAATGCAAAGTGTTGAGAGCCGCATGAATATAATCAGTATGAACAGTGTAGCAACACAAAATACAAA ATTGGAGAGTATAACGTCAGATGAAAATGAGACGCCGCCCGAGTTGCCGGTGAAGACGCGTCGCAACATCCGCGCCGATGTGCAGCAACACTTCCCAAATGTTGAAATCAG GAAAAGTCCACCATTCTCGTTGCACGAGGCACGGCCCCACACGCTGGCAGAACACAACCACCAACGGCCTCCGCCATTGCCACTCAAGAAAAAACACA TGTTTCAAAGCGTCGCATACAGCG TTATGGCTTATATGGAGATGTTCGGGAACTGCAGTCACACGATCAACGCTCACCCGCAGATAAATGCTGAAGCGCCACCAGATATGTTCAGGCATtctatacatacctataatttGACTAG TGCGCAACATACAAGTGCTGGCGGTATTAGTGTGGGTCACCACCAGGTGCAACGCTCACTGGCCTCGTCGGTAACAGTGCAGCATTTAAGCACGCCCCCTCTCAG TGGTTCCGAGGACAGCGTCAGTATGAAGACGTCGAATCGTACTAGTCCACTGCCTATCGAACCGCCTGCGCTACCACCAaagatgaataaaaataaacag gtaTCAAATTATTCGAGCAACGAATTACTGCCCCCACCTTCACCGCGGCCGTCTTCGCATAACAGTTCGACAGACGAATCACTGTTGAATAATGTG AGCACAGAAGAGATGTACGTAAGCGTATCATCGCCAGGCAAGTTTCCGCTCGATGATGATGAGCTGGACCGGCTCGTTCAGCCCGCACCTTCGCCTGTTCCTTCACAG AGAAGCGAAAGCAGTACAGAGCCAATGCAATCCGAAACGGAAAAAAGCGCCCCAGCAGTGGCTGACTCGGAAGATATTGTTTTGCAAACCGATGTTAGCTCTTGGCTACTACTGAAAGGGCCGAATAAAGAAGGCGTTGAAGTACGGGGCGGACACCCGGACGCGCTTATTGTACTCGCCACTAAGGCAACCAAAg AAACGGACGAGT ATTTCGCGTACCAAGAGGCGTTCCTGGCGACGTACCGCACGTGGGTGGCGCCGGGCGAGCTGGTGGCGCGGCTGGTGCGGCGCGCGCACCACTTCCGCCCGCGCCCGCACGACCTGCGCTCCACGCTGGGGCTGCTCACGCGCGTCGTGGCCGATCTCAC gaTGGCAGATTTAGATAGACCGCTCATGCAGGAGATAATGGAATTCATATATTGGCTTGTGGAAGCTGAAGAGTTGCCTATTTCCAAAGCACTGCGACAAATTCTCGTAGACAAACAGAAACAATTGCATTATCAAAAT TCAAACAACAGATATGAATACGAAATGGCGTGCTACGGCAGCGTATCACTACGTAGGGATACTTTATTAGACTTTAAGGCTTCAGAGCTCGCTGAACAAATGACTGTGTTGGACGCGGCTCTGTTTGTGCGGATAACGACCGCGGAACTACTGTCATGGCCTCGCGACCAGTCGGAGGAGAAGTCGCCTAATCTTACACGCTTCACTGAACACTTCAATAAGATGAGCTTCTGGGCGCGATCGAGGTTATTAGAACAG TACGAAGCGCGCGAACGCGAGAAGTACGCTAGCAAATTCCTCAAAGTGATGAAGGCGTTACGTAAAATGAACAACTTCAACTCGTACCTAGCGTTAGTGTCCGCATTAGATTGTCCCCCAGTACGTCGTCTCGGGTGGTCCAGGGCGATAGAAGACGCGTTGACGGACCATTGTGCGCTGATCGACTCGTCTATGTCCTTTAGGGCGTATCGACAGGCGTTGAATGAAACGCAACCACCCTGTATACCGTACAT tgggctatttttacaagatttaacATTCGTCCATGTGGGTAATCCCGATCTACTACCCGATGGTAGTATCAACTTTACAAAGAGATGGCAGCAGTATCATATAATGGAAAATATGAAGAGGTTCCATAAAGA ACAATACAAGATAAAGAAGAACGACCGCATCCAGGCGATGTTCAACGAGTTCGACGACGTGCTGAGCGAGGAGACGATGTGGCAGATATCGGAGACGATCAAGCCGCGCGGCGGGCGCGCGCGCACCGCGCCCGAcccgcccgcgcccgcgcccgcgcccgcgcccgcaGCCGCCGCCGCTACATAG